In a single window of the Bactrocera dorsalis isolate Fly_Bdor chromosome 2, ASM2337382v1, whole genome shotgun sequence genome:
- the LOC105229539 gene encoding mediator of RNA polymerase II transcription subunit 28, with protein sequence MSSSNNDNGNLMDEFEEAFQACLLSLTKPEPNTGTNKDEIELEVQKTTNRFIDVARQMEAFFLQKRFLVSTLKPDMLIKDENQDLRNEIARKEQLLNKHYSRLEEWKACLSDIQANQGAHNRPIGGIGGAVAAIGDSSSAGTTGIPGITGPGSLNISQVSNRSGSVGMLGNVPAYGVPRRF encoded by the coding sequence ATGTCTTCTTCAAACAACGATAATGGAAATCTTATGGACGAGTTTGAGGAAGCTTTCCAAGCATGTCTTTTATCACTAACGAAGCCAGAACCCAACACAGGCACTAATAAGGATGAAATCGAGTTAGAAGTTCAAAAAACGACAAATCGGTTTATTGATGTTGCACGGCAGATGGAggcattttttcttcaaaaacgtTTCCTTGTTTCAACATTAAAGCCAGATATGTTAATAAAAGACGAAAATCAGGACTTGCGTAATGAAATTGCACGTAAAGAGCAACTTCTGAATAAACACTACAGTCGTTTAGAGGAATGGAAAGCTTGTTTGTCTGATATACAAGCTAACCAAGGTGCACACAATAGACCTATAGGAGGAATAGGCGGTGCAGTTGCTGCCATTGGCGATTCATCGAGTGCAGGTACAACAGGGATACCTGGAATTACAGGTCCTGGAAGTTTGAATATTTCACAAGTTTCAAATAGATCTGGTTCTGTAGGAATGCTTGGTAATGTACCAGCATACGGCGTGCCTAGACGATTTTAA
- the LOC105229538 gene encoding uncharacterized protein LOC105229538 gives MAQLINQDMSNTMSDSEMSASGGALEDSDTNSSSGSSISSSTSNSDVNDLQLDTLELAKIRNELLRLPRGLCESMKIFHEFFSVDTWNNIPEAIRASLEKHLPDFTKILTPPEISVEMQRTLSMLFNGGLTRFGHSPLFDLQQELESGNFRPDVVRLRQSIAKSRRREQRFQRCERLSQLAKELFLSRERLLQIAYKSAPSSKLRTERATKREQNIFHADTKLCTVRCRKRFRKELDNITDQLGIKPNELSADEADVSSVETVTEESHLNLKSEISSVLKLPASGTDRLIFSTLFKRRKNFADEDVIRTDQNTQQSRLSNRNFRSYIREHKRRKITEPTLPDFETSDIRLRDVCARAQMGGNFKQFFGVGKIIGRKTKPKPVSYTDPPALVPITASDQYSDTYGKNENEVKLDILSIEGGSKNVKEQQVEHFQQRLSEHSNGTLQHPFLPEDGAPFNILDGEVELQQEEVETYGNCDEALPSFVISNEVVLPTIEQTEVPPQKLLQTPHKVDGSNVDLQGKYPLVENSCQSTLAEQNIPKLESIFAKVNKTPLKEKARSNSQLNYNASNISSATGALVTPIRRQTQPLVSPTKSLVPTTLESSELIQETHACFFSLIRDLFCATPHHRMPYNELRMRIDIWSRNPITALNDWYAQSDNWSALLTSAINFLAGDFSDQPDEYVPYLEFKSQQNIFQWIGAGRDSDTRLSKLCLYWLQRREISDRMPSAACQVITDDGKESSNNIKTNNNTYNSNEIDDAPVSFDGGISPPPPPRCPTTWTVCAATPEEIVEFQRQERERFEQPHRAYTYHMHGYESVVGPVKGIYTQMYALTKARGHSMMVGNRPNFVTILTLVRDATARLPNGEGTRADIAELLKSSQYINLKEGENVLQTTVSGALDRMHTEHDPCVRYDPKRKIWIYLHRNRNEDDFERIHQQSQGVGKSKKVAHRKSKAKVALTKATSEINDPNSVLITCEDEVNVGTVSTANTTTKISAAFSMPALVPANPIIVSSQSAIEQQKIPLVITKPSGNRSLPVPPLKYNIPHQQQKSLLKTAVQSQSQRHQEHRQINNTTGIDTQIPQHQRIQQRMTILTKNATINEVVSEESKVNKQLNLTMSPIKSNLPTITTGNVNSTPIIVATPSGIQTVHVSSATVVTPSTGTSVSIASQKSPSLSATFSGKKVALNKPIIINQVKGQSTLSGTSQPKSSSHQVLKQQNIVYAQQQQKPTQGFIIPISMSNSISNATDVEVQNIITKETNVRTLPLSSISTGGSTTIYMDNTKLVSNVGSLSPEQVQQNKSHGKNIIRIVPSISGSGVKSILQSAPAGSVVTSRKPPVHVIGHRVVTGGSGMGTMRAQTQQSKSFGNISLMSSNSGTQTFGVSSVVSAAGGSTLIKMSPHTFATLQHKQNQQIVVKKSSPSTPVTSQQHRVIDKSTLLKNCTVVAQSGGLTTQTIGKKVFMHQTSNVGVVHKSVVKDAASVGSQTSSTPVAEKVHTINTTNLTSQQQRALLQNLKQQQNIQLKSVQVVPSDSSNPQAQSQINQIVSRAQTLAVVPSVANSDSAVGQQASNKSLAVMLPQAQSLPRVLKVSSTNSQSQQQQQAMAIAGNDTPVGTTASGTRILTTSTGQIISLESLLQKQSSNVSLKTNHSSGVGAIVKNVHSASVSHQQQPHLLTSTGNTTSYTVVSQARNVNTHRPTTSQTSDSVSTTKTTLVSGGTGRIFMSTGGQLTTPQITKVLGKAGVTTNSSTTATTGGSIRVIKSTSNIGGVSNSFNVTSLQGKQVVFAAKPSTTIAKNVGSSAQLQQLHSGGVVIGGQTLKLQRNLQQQNKIVNLTSTNTSSNSGVVPTQQGSQMQTVIMGNQILRVQQMQTAVKTVGSSGTAIQQRIASLPVGNLITGSSPLSNGSETSNNATAINLPKTVMLGSGGQTIRLQQSQQSVPMTHHMQPVSTQSQTQLVTVKNSSQQGVKTSNPGRVVLAVQGGGQIFLSPNFQGNTLNLKTLQNMKVVSLSSHSATSASNSNQSEDKSSATSQNCGNSNS, from the exons ATGGCGCAACTGATAAATCAGGATATGAGCAATACAATGTCCGATTCAGAGATGAGTGCTTCTGGTGGTGCACTCGAAGACAGCGATACGAATTCTAGTAGCGGTTCTAGTATAAGCTCTTCAACTTCTAATTCAGACGTAAATGATTTGCAATTAGATACACTGGAGCTCGctaaaataagaaatgaattgTTACGTTTGCCGCGGGGTTTGTGTGAAAGTATGAAAATCTTTCATGAATTTTTCTCAGTAGACACATGGAATAATATACCTGAAGCGATTCGAGCAAGTTTGGAAAAGCATTTACCAGATTTCACCAAGATTCTTACTCCTCCAGAGATATCCGTGGAGATGCAGCGTACTTTATCTATGCTTTTTAATGGTGGCTTAACGCGATTTGGGCACTCCCCTCTTTTTGACTTGCAACAGGAATTGGAAAGTGGAAATTTTAGGCCTGACGTTGTGCGGCTACGCCAAAGCATTGCTAAATCACGACGACGTGAACAGCGTTTTCAAAGATGTGAACGTCTTAGTCAACTTGCTAAAGAATTGTTTTTGTCTCGTGAACGCCTTTTGCAAATTGCTTACAAATCTGCCCCAAGCAGCAAACTACGGACAGAACGTGCAACAAAGCGCgaacaaaacatttttcatgCTGATACAAAACTTTGTACTGTGCGTTGTCGAAAACGTTTTAGAAAAGAATTGGATAATATCACAGATCAGTTGGGCATTAAACCTAATGAGCTAAGTGCTGACGAGGCGGATGTTTCCTCCGTCGAAACTGTCACTGAGGAAAGccatttaaatttgaaatctgAAATATCATCTGTATTGAAATTACCTGCCTCTGGTACTGACCGTTTGATTTTCAGTACATTATTTAAAAGACGAAAAAATTTTGCTGACGAAGATGTGATACGCACCGATCAGAATACACAACAATCTAGATTATCAAATAGAAATTTCCGATCGTATATACGAGAGCACAAGCGGCGGAAAATTACAGAGCcg ACTTTACCAGACTTTGAAACTTCCGATATACGGTTGCGAGATGTATGTGCAAGGGCACAAATGGGTGggaattttaaacaatttttcggTGTGGGTAAAATTATCGGAAGGAAAACTAAACCTAAACCGGTATCTTATACGGATCCTCCAGCATTAGTCCCAATTACGGCCAGTGATCAATATTCTGACACATATGGAAAGAACGAAAATGAGGTCAAATTAGATATTCTATCGATTGAGGGAggttcaaaaaatgtaaaagaacaaCAGGTTGAACATTTTCAACAACGTTTATCTGAACATTCAAATGGAACCTTACAGCATCCGTTTCTTCCTGAAGATGGTGCACCATTTAACATACTAGATGGTGAAGTGGAACTTCAACAAGAAGAAGTTGAAACCTACGGTAACTGCGATGAAGCTTTACCAAGTTTCGTAATTTCCAATGAAGTTGTCCTACCTACGATTGAACAAACTGAAGTACCCCCACAGAAACTATTGCAAACGCCTCACAAAGTAGACGGCAGTAATGTCGATTTACAGGGTAAATATCCATTGGTAGAAAATAGTTGTCAAAGTACTTTAGCTGAACAAAATATACCAAAGCTAGAGTCTATATTTGCAAAGGTGAACAAAACACCTCTCAAAGAAAAGGCTCGATCGAATTCTCAATTAAACTACAATGCATCCAATATTTCATCGGCAACTGGAGCATTAGTAACTCCAATAAGACGACAAACGCAACCCTTGGTTTCACCGACAAAAAGTCTTGTTCCAACGACCCTTGAATCATCTGAATTAATACAGGAGACTCATGCTTGCTTCTTTTCGCTTATACGTGATTTGTTTTGCGCAACACCCCATCACCGAATGCCATACAATGAACTGCGTATGAGAATCGATATCTGGTCACGGAATCCTATAACTGCTTTAAACGATTGGTATGCTCAGTCTGATAACTGGTCAGCATTATTAACATCTGCTATAAATTTTTTGGCTGGAGATTTCTCCGACCAACCAGACGAATACGTTCCATACTTAGAATTCAAatcccaacaaaatatttttcagtggATAGGAGCAGGTCGTGACTCTGACACCCGTCTCTCTAAGTTGTGTCTTTATTGGTTGCAACGTCGTGAAATTTCGGATAGAATGCCGAGTGCTGCTTGCCAAGTAATTACGGATGATGGAAAGGAatcttcaaataatataaaaactaataataacaCTTACAACTCGAACGAAATAGACGATGCTCCAGTATCATTCGATGGTGGTATATCCCCACCACCTCCACCACGCTGTCCTACGACATGGACGGTTTGCGCGGCTACACCAGAGGAAATTGTGGAGTTTCAACGACAGGAACGTGAACGTTTTGAGCAACCGCACCGTGCTTACACTTACCATATGCATGGTTACGAAAGTGTAGTCGGTCCAGTAAAAGGAATATACACACAAATGTATGCTTTAACTAAGGCTCGTGGACATAGTATGATGGTTGGAAATCGTCCAAACTTTGTCACCATTTTAACATTAGTTCGTGATGCAACTGCACGTTTACCGAATGGGGAAGGAACTCGGGCCGATATAGCCGAATTGCTTAAGAGCTCGCAATATATAAACTTAAAAGAAGGGGAAAATGTACTACAAACAACGGTGAGTGGAGCATTAGATCGTATGCACACAGAACATGATCCATGTGTGCGTTATGATCCAAAGCGTAAAATTTGGATCTATCTCCACCGAAATCGGAACGAAGATGATTTCGAACGAATACATCAGCAAAGTCAGGGTGTAGGGAAATCCAAAAAAGTTGCACATCGTAAATCTAAGGCAAAGGTCGCATTAACCAAAGCAACTTCAGAAATCAATGATCCGAATTCTGTTTTAATTACATGTGAGGATGAGGTTAATGTTGGAACAGTGAGCACAGCAAACACCACTACAAAAATTAGCGCAGCTTTTTCAATGCCTGCATTAGTACCAGCAAATCCCATCATTGTAAGTAGTCAAAGTGCCAttgagcaacaaaaaatacCACTCGTTATCACTAAACCATCAGGGAATCGTTCGCTCCCTGTCCCGCCATTAAAGTACAACATACCGCACCAACAGCAGAAATCTTTACTTAAAACGGCTGTCCAATCACAATCGCAACGGCATCAAGAGCATCGGCAAATCAATAACACTACTGGTATTGATACACAAATACCACAACACCAAAGGATTCAACAGCGAATGACAATCTtaacaaaaaatgcaacaataaatGAAGTGGTTTCAGAAGAAAGTAAGGTCAACAAACAGTTAAATTTAACTATGTCACCAATCAAGTCTAACTTACCGACGATAACAACGGGAAATGTTAACTCTACCCCAATCATTGTTGCTACGCCATCTGGTATTCAAACTGTACACGTTTCCAGCGCTACAGTTGTGACACCATCCACAGGCACATCTGTTTCAATAGCATCACAGAAATCTCCATCTCTTAGCGCTACTTTCAGTGGAAAAAAAGTGGCTTTAAATAAACCTATCATTATAAATCAAGTGAAGGGTCAGTCTACATTAAGCGGGACATCGCAACCCAAATCCTCTTCACACCAAGTGCTTAAGCAACAAAACATTGTTtacgcgcaacaacaacagaagccTACACAAGGTTTCATCATTCCGATCAGCATGTCAAATTCTATTTCGAATGCTACTGACGTTGAAGTTCAAAATATTATCACCAAAGAAACAAATGTGCGAACTTTACCACTATCATCAATTTCCACGGGTGGTTCTACAACCATTTACATGGATAATACAAAGTTGGTTTCTAATGTGGGAAGTTTGTCACCAGAACAggtacaacaaaacaaatcgcatggaaaaaatattattcgaaTTGTGCCAAGCATCAGTGGCAGTGGAGTAAAATCGATTTTGCAATCTGCACCTGCTGGATCGGTTGTTACTTCCAGGAAACCTCCCGTCCATGTTATCGGTCACCGTGTTGTGACAGGGGGTAGTGGGATGGGAACAATGCGGGCACAGACGCAGCAAAGTAAATCATTTGGTAATATATCGCTTATGAGTAGTAATAGTGGGACGCAAACATTTGGGGTATCATCGGTGGTATCTGCTGCTGGCGGTTCTACGCTTATAAAAATGTCTCCACATACATTTGCAACTTTACAACACAAGCAAAATCAGCAGATAGTTGTGAAGAAATCGTCTCCTTCAACGCCTGTTACAAGTCAGCAACATCGTGTGATCGACAAGTCCACacttttaa aaaattgtACAGTTGTTGCCCAATCTGGTGGTCTAACTACGCAAACAATAGGTAAAAAGGTCTTTATGCATCAAACATCAAACGTAGGAGTTGTTCACAAATCCGTCGTTAAAGATGCAGCTTCTGTTGGATCACAAACCTCTTCAACGCCAGTAGCTGAGAAAGTGCATactataaatacaacaaatctTACTTCTCAACAACAGAGAGCCCTTCTACAGAACTTAAAGCAACAGCAAAACATTCAATTGAAGTCCGTGCAAGTGGTTCCCAGTGATTCATCTAATCCACAGGCACAATCACAAATAAATCAAATCGTTTCGCGCGCTCAAACCTTGGCGGTAGTACCCTCGGTAGCGAATAGCGACAGTGCAGTTGGACAACAAGCAAGCAATAAATCTCTAGCTGTGATGCTTCCTCAGGCCCAAAGCCTCCCACGTGTTTTAAAGGTCAGCTCCACGAATTCTCAGtctcagcagcagcagcaagctATGGCAATAGCTGGAAATGACACTCCCGTAGGTACAACAGCGAGCGGAACTCGAATTCTTACAACTTCTACCGGCCAAATAATATCACTGGAGAGTTTGCTCCAAAAACAAAGTAGCAATGTTTCGTTGAAAACAAACCACAGTAGTGGTGTGGGTGCTATTGTTAAAAACGTTCATTCAGCCAGCGTTTCACATCAACAACAGCCCCACCTATTGACATCAACAGGTAATACAACTTCATATACCGTTGTATCGCAGGCAAGAAATGTAAACACACATCGTCCCACCACATCGCAAACATCAGATAGCGtgagtacaacaaaaactacactCGTAAGCGGAGGTACTGGACGCATCTTTATGTCGACTGGTGGACAATTGACTACTCCTCAGATAACCAAAGTACTCGGTAAAGCTGGAGTGACTACAAATTCATCTACTACTGCGACCACAGGAGGCAGTATACGTGTAATTAAAAGTACGTCTAATATTGGAGGTgtttcaaatagttttaatgTTACAAGCTTACAAGGGAAACAAGTCGTTTTTGCTGCAAAGCCATCTACGACTATAGCTAAAAATGTTGGAAGCTCGGCTcaattacaacaactacattCCGGTGGTGTGGTAATTGGTGGGCAAACGTTAAAATTACAGCGAAAC ctgcaacaacaaaataagatTGTTAATTTAACGTCCACAAACACTAGTAGTAATAGTGGTGTTGTTCCTACTCAGCAAGGGTCTCAAATGCAAACTGTTATAATGGGAAACCAGATTTTACGGGTTCAACAAATGCAAACGGCAGTGAAAACTGTAGGTTCAAGTGGAACAGCGATTCAACAACGTATAGCAAGCCTACCGGTTGGTAATCTAATTACCGGAAGCTCGCCTTTAAGTAACGGTAGTGAGACATCCAACAATGCGACTGCAATTAACTTACCAAAGACTGTGATGCTTGGCTCTGGCGGGCAGACAATACGTTTACAACAGTCACAACAATCGGTTCCAATGACCCATCATATGCAGCCCGTATCTACACAGTCGCAGACTCAGCTGGTTACTGTTAAAAATTCATCTCAACAG GGCGTGAAAACATCTAATCCTGGACGTGTGGTTTTGGCTGTACAGGGAGGTGGGCAAATATTTCTTTCGCCTAACTTTCAGGGGAATACATTAAACCtgaaaacattacaaaatatgaaagTGGTTTCCTTATCATCACATTCAGCGACTTCTGCAAGCAATTCAAATCAGAGCGAGGACAAGTCATCAGCTACATCGCAGAACTGTGGTAACAGTAACTCTTAA